A window of Leptospira brenneri contains these coding sequences:
- a CDS encoding peptide MFS transporter, giving the protein MEKQNQIELELHEHPKGITPLFLTEMWERLSYYGMRALLVLYLVKSLGFSDADAGAVYAFYTSFVYLTPVLGGFLTDRFLSYKFSIYLGSFLMLCGHVSLAFSDLSFFYLGLILLALGNGFFKPNMSTIFGRLYDGKPGLRDSGFTIFYMGINLGGLIGPIICGSLGERVDWHLGFLSAGVGMAIGMVVFYFGSKRLPDSIWQKQKEGFVNTDSGVEDSETKPKILLIVLLSFFSIFFWMAFEQMGSSLNLFALRNTDRFLLGMEIPASVLQSINPLFILLFGPIVSVIWAGLAKRNQNPNPVLKFVLSLVLLGIGFLVMVVAAKYAETGVSVSILFLVFVYFWNTLSELCLSPVGLSFVSFMAPTKYASVLMGIWFLSNAFGHYAAGILSGYQNQWGSMTNFYGFFVLCSWIGAILLYGIYTWRKKSILHLLKGKEEVSPLSAQP; this is encoded by the coding sequence TTGGAAAAGCAGAACCAAATAGAACTAGAGTTACATGAACATCCGAAAGGAATCACTCCACTTTTTTTGACAGAAATGTGGGAGAGACTTAGTTATTATGGGATGAGGGCTCTCCTTGTTTTGTATTTGGTAAAGTCGCTTGGTTTTTCTGATGCGGATGCTGGAGCAGTTTACGCATTCTATACGAGTTTTGTATACCTAACTCCAGTTCTCGGAGGATTTTTAACAGATCGTTTCTTGAGTTACAAGTTTTCCATTTATCTGGGAAGTTTTTTAATGTTATGTGGGCATGTGTCCTTAGCATTTTCTGATTTGTCTTTTTTTTATCTGGGTCTTATCTTACTCGCACTTGGAAATGGTTTTTTTAAACCCAATATGTCGACCATCTTTGGTAGGTTATATGATGGAAAACCGGGACTCCGAGACAGTGGGTTTACCATTTTTTATATGGGGATTAATTTAGGAGGACTCATTGGTCCCATTATTTGTGGGAGTCTCGGCGAACGAGTAGATTGGCATTTGGGTTTTTTATCTGCCGGTGTGGGTATGGCTATCGGAATGGTGGTTTTTTATTTTGGTAGTAAAAGATTACCGGATTCGATTTGGCAAAAACAAAAGGAAGGTTTTGTGAATACAGATTCCGGTGTAGAGGATTCTGAGACAAAACCAAAAATTTTACTCATAGTCCTTCTATCTTTTTTTAGCATCTTTTTTTGGATGGCCTTTGAACAAATGGGTTCGTCACTCAATTTATTTGCCTTAAGAAATACGGATCGGTTTTTACTAGGAATGGAAATTCCGGCATCTGTATTACAATCCATAAATCCGCTTTTCATTTTACTTTTTGGTCCGATTGTTTCTGTAATTTGGGCAGGTCTTGCCAAACGGAACCAAAACCCAAATCCGGTTTTAAAATTTGTTTTAAGTCTTGTTTTACTCGGAATTGGATTTTTGGTAATGGTTGTTGCGGCCAAGTATGCAGAAACAGGTGTTTCTGTTTCTATTTTGTTTTTGGTTTTTGTTTATTTTTGGAATACTTTAAGTGAACTTTGTCTTTCTCCGGTCGGTTTATCCTTTGTGAGTTTTATGGCACCAACAAAGTATGCATCGGTTCTCATGGGAATTTGGTTTTTGTCCAATGCCTTTGGGCATTATGCAGCAGGAATCCTTTCTGGTTACCAAAACCAGTGGGGAAGTATGACCAATTTTTATGGATTCTTTGTACTTTGTTCTTGGATAGGTGCGATTCTTTTGTATGGGATTTACACTTGGAGGAAAAAATCAATCCTCCATTTACTAAAAGGAAAAGAAGAGGTAAGTCCCTTATCTGCGCAACCTTAA
- the mce gene encoding mammalian cell entry protein Mce — MPTIGRALIVGLLFIFSLVAVGYFTIVTEGGPFQKSGYQLPVYFPDAEGIKIGNKVTIHGVPFGYVSKIRLVQIDEYGNLLPDGETGIGTKVELTLLLKGKVQLFSNYEINIKNESLLSGRVVALDPGSKFPVDPKTKEYLMTEPALTKLEISPRSGKLMPIQGKVTQDPLVSLSELIAENRSDIRKTVQNIANITGKINEGQGTLGKLINESDVHKSVNTTLGDAQVVLKELREGLEDTREQAPVTSFIRSALSAF; from the coding sequence ATGCCTACTATAGGTCGCGCTCTCATCGTCGGTCTTCTTTTTATCTTTTCTCTTGTCGCCGTGGGTTATTTTACCATTGTCACAGAAGGTGGTCCCTTTCAAAAATCGGGATACCAACTCCCCGTTTATTTTCCCGATGCGGAAGGGATTAAAATCGGAAATAAAGTCACCATCCATGGGGTTCCGTTCGGATATGTTTCTAAAATCCGTTTAGTGCAGATCGATGAATATGGAAACCTTCTCCCCGATGGAGAAACGGGAATTGGAACCAAGGTCGAACTCACCCTTCTCCTCAAAGGCAAAGTCCAACTTTTCTCAAATTACGAGATTAATATCAAAAACGAAAGTCTACTTTCGGGTCGTGTAGTTGCTTTGGATCCCGGCTCCAAATTTCCTGTGGATCCCAAAACAAAGGAATACCTGATGACGGAACCGGCTCTGACGAAGCTAGAGATTTCCCCTAGATCCGGAAAACTAATGCCCATCCAAGGAAAAGTCACCCAAGACCCACTCGTTTCCCTTTCAGAACTCATTGCTGAAAATCGCTCAGACATCCGTAAAACCGTTCAGAACATAGCCAATATCACGGGAAAGATCAACGAAGGCCAGGGAACTCTCGGAAAACTCATCAACGAAAGCGATGTTCACAAATCCGTGAACACCACCCTGGGAGACGCCCAAGTGGTTTTAAAGGAACTAAGAGAGGGACTAGAAGATACCCGCGAACAAGCCCCTGTGACCAGTTTCATCCGTTCGGCTCTCAGCGCATTTTAG
- a CDS encoding YbaB/EbfC family nucleoid-associated protein: MFGGAGGNKFDMLKQMKKMRSQVKTMEKELAGLNFVGIAKNKLLSVTLDGKFQMKSIQIEDELLEKKDKNLLEKSIQEAYTKALQDAQAGAAKQMQAMGGFPGLGM; this comes from the coding sequence ATGTTCGGTGGAGCAGGTGGAAACAAGTTTGATATGCTCAAACAGATGAAAAAGATGCGATCGCAAGTAAAAACCATGGAAAAGGAACTTGCCGGTCTCAATTTTGTAGGAATTGCAAAAAATAAACTACTCTCGGTGACTCTGGATGGAAAATTTCAAATGAAATCCATTCAAATTGAGGATGAACTACTTGAGAAAAAAGATAAAAATCTTCTAGAAAAGTCTATCCAAGAAGCGTATACGAAAGCTTTGCAGGATGCACAAGCCGGAGCCGCCAAACAAATGCAAGCTATGGGTGGATTCCCTGGCCTTGGAATGTAA
- a CDS encoding cob(I)yrinic acid a,c-diamide adenosyltransferase, which yields MKIYTKFGDGGQTYLASGIKVSKTDPRVDLYGSCDELNSTIGLALSFSKDLPLDSRFIDHLKSIQSFLFEIGSELAGYVPRDSKDGTVVHLSDVEGLEKEIDRLMEVLPEIKFFILPGGSSMASALHIGRTICRRLERDLLVYIESGGEIHTDLRIYLNRLSDYLFAAARFVNFSIGQEETIWKSRTK from the coding sequence TTGAAAATCTACACCAAATTTGGCGATGGTGGCCAGACCTACCTTGCTTCTGGAATCAAGGTCTCCAAAACAGATCCGAGAGTGGATCTCTACGGAAGTTGTGATGAGTTGAATAGTACGATAGGCCTTGCTCTTTCTTTTTCCAAAGATTTGCCCTTGGATTCTAGATTTATCGATCATTTAAAAAGTATCCAAAGTTTTCTTTTTGAAATTGGATCGGAACTTGCAGGTTATGTACCGAGGGATTCGAAAGACGGAACCGTAGTTCACTTGTCTGATGTAGAAGGTTTAGAAAAAGAAATTGATCGCTTGATGGAAGTTTTACCTGAGATTAAATTTTTTATTTTGCCTGGAGGATCTTCTATGGCAAGTGCCCTTCATATTGGAAGAACCATCTGTAGACGTTTGGAAAGAGATCTTTTGGTTTATATTGAATCGGGTGGAGAAATTCATACCGATTTAAGAATTTATCTCAATCGCCTTTCTGATTATCTATTTGCGGCTGCTCGGTTTGTTAATTTTTCGATCGGACAAGAGGAAACCATTTGGAAAAGCAGAACCAAATAG
- the ptsP gene encoding phosphoenolpyruvate--protein phosphotransferase, protein MEEKTTFKGISAYPGTVYGKVFRWKQFKRKREDRTDLSPDEIKEEVELLKKGLLKTEEDLSDLVQKSKQNRELSEILESQIVFLNDPLFRARVFERIAQNNESAGLALETAVSSLYDEFQSIPDEFFRERADHILDIGKRIESNLYPDKAGDQSKIPDDVILIAKEITPSEMIQLGKSRLRGIATDFGGKTGHTAIIARNYGIPTIVGLKNITSHVEDDDYILLDATKGILNRSPGIDEIKLAGIRSEIQKTQPIREISDGPREIKTKDGKKFSLRANIDSEDEVDLAFEQGADGIGLVRTEILFIRYVEFKPTEEEQFAVYKRILLKMVGRSVTFRVWDIGADKMENGYEEANPFLGNRGIRYLLRHPHFFKEQIRALLRASEFGTMRIMLPMITTLSEILQTKALVAECLEELKQTGLVITKKIPIGIMVETPACALNLPFLGNHVDFYSVGTNDLLQYLLAVERNNHLVGDLYNPWQVVFLLLLKNIADVANSQKKPISICGEIGSDPMFTAVLIGLGFRDLSSALPLMREVGEKVQEISSWKAKLLAEQVIGLAGEEKFEEIETLVLETKG, encoded by the coding sequence ATGGAAGAAAAAACCACATTCAAAGGCATTTCCGCGTATCCAGGTACGGTTTATGGTAAGGTTTTCCGGTGGAAACAGTTCAAACGGAAACGGGAAGATCGTACAGACTTATCACCAGACGAAATCAAAGAAGAAGTAGAACTACTCAAAAAAGGCTTACTGAAGACAGAAGAAGATTTAAGTGACCTTGTCCAAAAATCAAAACAGAACCGTGAACTATCAGAAATTCTAGAATCTCAAATTGTATTTTTAAATGATCCTTTATTCAGAGCCCGAGTTTTCGAAAGGATAGCACAAAACAATGAATCGGCGGGACTTGCCCTAGAAACAGCCGTTAGTTCTTTATACGACGAATTCCAATCCATACCGGATGAATTCTTTCGGGAACGTGCCGACCATATTTTGGATATTGGAAAACGAATCGAATCCAATCTCTATCCAGACAAAGCAGGCGACCAATCCAAAATTCCAGATGATGTCATCCTCATTGCAAAAGAAATCACTCCTTCCGAAATGATCCAATTAGGAAAAAGTAGACTTCGGGGAATTGCCACTGACTTTGGTGGAAAAACGGGACATACAGCCATCATTGCCAGAAATTATGGAATCCCTACCATCGTGGGTTTAAAAAATATCACCTCACACGTAGAAGACGACGATTATATTTTACTCGATGCCACGAAAGGAATTTTGAATCGTTCTCCAGGCATTGATGAAATCAAACTAGCTGGAATCAGAAGTGAAATTCAAAAAACTCAACCCATTCGCGAAATCAGCGATGGACCAAGAGAGATCAAAACTAAAGACGGTAAAAAGTTTTCCCTCAGGGCCAATATTGACTCCGAAGACGAAGTGGATTTGGCCTTTGAACAAGGGGCTGATGGGATTGGACTTGTCCGAACCGAAATCCTTTTCATTCGTTATGTGGAATTCAAACCCACTGAAGAAGAACAATTTGCAGTTTATAAACGAATCTTATTAAAAATGGTAGGTAGATCAGTCACTTTCCGAGTTTGGGACATCGGTGCTGATAAAATGGAAAATGGATATGAAGAGGCCAATCCATTTCTAGGAAACAGGGGGATTCGTTATCTCCTCCGCCATCCACATTTTTTTAAGGAACAAATTAGAGCACTACTTCGTGCGAGCGAATTTGGAACCATGCGGATCATGCTTCCTATGATTACCACTCTCTCTGAAATCTTACAAACAAAGGCACTTGTCGCAGAATGTTTAGAGGAATTAAAACAAACAGGGCTTGTGATTACTAAAAAAATTCCCATTGGGATTATGGTAGAAACTCCTGCCTGCGCGTTAAACCTCCCCTTTCTGGGTAATCATGTAGATTTTTACAGTGTGGGAACCAATGATCTTTTGCAATACTTACTAGCTGTAGAACGGAACAACCATTTGGTGGGAGATTTATACAATCCTTGGCAAGTGGTATTTCTGTTATTACTAAAAAACATTGCAGATGTTGCCAATTCACAAAAGAAACCTATCAGTATCTGCGGAGAGATAGGAAGTGATCCTATGTTTACTGCGGTTCTTATTGGACTTGGGTTTCGCGATTTGAGTTCCGCTTTGCCTCTCATGCGTGAGGTGGGCGAAAAAGTTCAGGAAATCTCCAGTTGGAAGGCAAAACTTCTCGCCGAACAAGTAATTGGTCTTGCAGGCGAAGAAAAATTTGAAGAAATCGAAACCCTTGTTTTAGAAACCAAGGGATAA
- a CDS encoding OmpA family protein, with protein sequence MKQIISGILSLSLLSTVACGLSENTKRLILSTSIGCGVGLALGAVYDEAQRKKDTKNKKNDFQRQIKESLALEKKKPQNKGKIVGLGAGCLAGLGTGFYLNTMYDNMAEEMKKQGITLEKSERGGETVALTATMDGGIAFEDGKADLKGKGKENIDKLAEALAAYPETKINISGHANRTGAEDLNQRLSQDRAVTAKNAIVDNGVEGKRIGTVQGLGSSTPIKGVDPKDGSNRRVEVEIVPAT encoded by the coding sequence TTGAAACAAATCATCTCCGGAATTCTTTCCCTATCATTACTTTCCACAGTCGCTTGTGGACTATCGGAAAACACAAAAAGACTAATTCTTAGCACATCGATCGGATGTGGTGTGGGTCTTGCGCTTGGTGCTGTTTATGATGAAGCACAAAGAAAAAAAGATACTAAAAACAAAAAGAACGATTTCCAAAGACAAATTAAAGAATCTCTTGCATTAGAAAAGAAAAAACCACAAAACAAAGGTAAGATTGTAGGACTTGGAGCTGGTTGTTTGGCGGGACTTGGAACTGGCTTCTATCTCAATACAATGTATGACAACATGGCAGAAGAGATGAAAAAACAAGGAATCACTCTTGAAAAAAGTGAAAGAGGCGGCGAAACAGTTGCTCTTACTGCCACTATGGACGGCGGAATTGCTTTCGAAGATGGAAAGGCTGACCTCAAAGGAAAAGGGAAAGAAAATATTGATAAACTAGCAGAAGCACTTGCAGCCTACCCAGAAACAAAAATCAATATCTCTGGTCACGCGAACCGCACAGGTGCAGAAGACCTAAACCAAAGATTGTCCCAAGACCGAGCAGTGACTGCGAAAAACGCGATCGTTGATAACGGCGTGGAAGGAAAACGAATTGGAACCGTACAAGGACTTGGTTCTTCGACTCCGATCAAAGGTGTAGATCCAAAAGATGGATCGAACCGACGTGTGGAAGTGGAAATCGTTCCGGCTACTTAA
- a CDS encoding flagellin, translated as MIINHNISALVAKRALSNTGRDMDKSMEHLATGMRINRPGDDSLGFAVSEKLRSQIRGLGQAERNTQDGMSFLQVTEGSLDQVNSILQRLRELSVQSSNGIYSNEDRKLVQLEVSQLVEEVERIGTSAEFNKIKPLDGRFSRSSKNPMTLQVGTNGSEKIELYINTMTSSSLKLKQGGTKLTLSTPNKASDSLQVLDDAITKVNRLRSDLGAYYNRLDLTLKSLSNNYVNIVSSESQVRDADMATEMVEYSKNQILTKSGVAMLAQANLRPESVVKLLTDRY; from the coding sequence ATGATTATCAATCACAACATCAGCGCGCTAGTTGCAAAACGAGCGCTCTCAAACACCGGGCGTGACATGGATAAATCCATGGAGCATCTAGCAACGGGTATGCGAATCAACAGGCCAGGGGATGATTCCCTGGGATTTGCTGTGTCCGAAAAATTAAGATCACAAATTCGGGGCCTTGGCCAAGCAGAACGAAATACCCAGGATGGTATGTCGTTCCTTCAGGTCACCGAAGGATCTTTAGACCAAGTAAACTCAATCTTACAGAGGTTACGTGAACTTTCCGTTCAATCGTCAAACGGGATTTATTCTAACGAAGACAGAAAACTAGTCCAGTTAGAAGTCTCCCAACTTGTCGAAGAAGTGGAACGAATCGGAACTTCTGCTGAGTTTAACAAAATCAAACCATTGGATGGAAGGTTTTCACGTTCCTCCAAAAATCCAATGACCTTGCAAGTGGGAACCAACGGATCAGAAAAGATAGAACTTTACATCAATACGATGACCAGTTCTTCCCTCAAACTGAAACAAGGCGGAACGAAGTTGACCCTATCAACTCCAAACAAAGCTTCCGACTCACTCCAAGTTTTGGACGACGCAATCACTAAAGTCAACCGCTTGCGGTCTGACCTAGGTGCCTATTACAACCGATTGGATTTAACTTTGAAATCACTGAGTAACAACTACGTGAACATTGTTTCTTCTGAGTCGCAAGTAAGGGATGCTGATATGGCGACGGAAATGGTAGAATATTCCAAAAACCAAATCCTCACAAAATCAGGTGTGGCGATGCTTGCACAAGCAAACCTTCGACCGGAATCCGTAGTAAAACTCCTCACGGACAGATACTAA
- a CDS encoding cyclic nucleotide-binding domain-containing protein: protein MIHPNSPYKRIWDLFVFICITYFAIEVPIRLVFHYKLSAGVNYFERAIQIVFGIDVILNFNTAILKDRLLIHNRKIVTKTYLRSWFLIDFLSAFPFDLFGGFFFQYLGVTDGLKILRLLRSVRVFELFKSLRLLALGTDSDDRFKLVEVINPMTFRLIFFVYWTSLFAHWVACGWIHLGPEFLSDKDMTTRYIRALYWSVTTLTTIGYGDITPITNKQTIYTMGVMILGVGIYGYVIGNIATLLSNLDVSRVTFQEKLNTIDSFIKYKKLPPHLANRIRSYYVNLWENKHGIDETEIWDQLPSGIKIDVSMFLHNHLISVVPFFKDAPEELKREVVLELKPAFYMKGDVIFREGDVPHNMYFLSKGHVEVIKENTGELVATLNSGSFFGEMSLIDNSLRTATIKAGSYCDVYTLGKDRFAEVLKHHPGFAKHIEMIAKERKKNQSTKRKSKRNKPHSMN from the coding sequence ATGATCCATCCAAATTCTCCTTACAAACGAATCTGGGATCTTTTTGTTTTTATCTGTATCACTTACTTTGCCATTGAAGTTCCGATTCGGCTTGTCTTTCATTATAAACTTTCTGCGGGAGTCAATTACTTTGAGAGAGCCATCCAAATTGTATTTGGAATCGATGTAATTTTGAACTTTAATACCGCAATTTTAAAAGACCGCCTACTCATCCATAATCGAAAGATCGTGACAAAAACTTATTTGCGTTCTTGGTTTCTCATCGATTTTTTATCTGCCTTTCCCTTTGACCTTTTTGGTGGATTTTTTTTCCAATACTTGGGAGTAACAGATGGATTAAAAATTTTAAGACTCCTCCGGTCTGTCAGAGTTTTCGAACTTTTTAAATCCCTTCGACTTTTGGCACTCGGTACTGATTCAGATGACCGCTTCAAACTAGTAGAAGTGATCAATCCCATGACCTTTCGTTTGATCTTTTTTGTGTATTGGACAAGCCTCTTTGCCCATTGGGTAGCCTGCGGATGGATTCATTTAGGTCCTGAATTTTTATCCGATAAAGATATGACCACAAGATACATTCGAGCACTTTACTGGTCCGTCACCACACTGACAACAATTGGTTACGGAGACATCACTCCAATTACCAACAAACAAACAATTTATACAATGGGTGTGATGATTTTAGGTGTAGGTATCTATGGATATGTCATTGGTAATATTGCCACCTTACTCTCAAATTTAGATGTTTCTCGGGTTACATTCCAAGAAAAACTAAATACCATTGATAGTTTTATCAAATACAAAAAATTGCCACCACATCTCGCCAATCGCATTCGTTCCTACTATGTCAATCTTTGGGAAAACAAACATGGAATTGATGAAACGGAAATTTGGGACCAACTTCCTTCAGGGATCAAAATTGATGTATCCATGTTTTTACATAACCATTTGATTTCAGTAGTTCCTTTTTTTAAAGACGCTCCCGAAGAATTAAAACGAGAAGTAGTTTTAGAATTAAAACCTGCTTTTTATATGAAAGGAGATGTCATTTTTAGAGAGGGGGATGTTCCGCACAATATGTACTTTTTATCGAAAGGTCATGTAGAAGTAATTAAAGAAAATACAGGGGAACTCGTTGCAACTTTAAACTCAGGTTCTTTTTTTGGAGAAATGAGTCTTATCGATAATTCATTAAGAACCGCCACGATCAAAGCTGGTTCCTATTGTGATGTATATACTTTGGGAAAAGACCGGTTCGCTGAAGTTTTAAAACACCATCCAGGATTTGCCAAACATATAGAAATGATTGCAAAAGAACGAAAAAAAAATCAATCCACCAAACGAAAGAGTAAAAGAAATAAACCTCATTCAATGAATTAA
- the lpxC gene encoding UDP-3-O-acyl-N-acetylglucosamine deacetylase, whose translation MVTAIHRKTIQNSITLRGIGVHSGKMVTLRLHPAEANTGLIFYLYKGTEKIRIPVSLDHVVDTSNATTIGDGSSNRVQTIEHLLAAVHTLGITDCIFEIDSVEVPIMDGSSLPFWEGIRSAGIRVLPETIEPITISNPIWVVDGDKYLVMLPSDELKVTYSIDFNHPLLRGQSYTTTLDESILGTDILPARTFGFLKDVEALQARGLAMGGSLDNAVVLTDDGYLNETLRYDNECVRHKILDLVGDLAVMGRPFRGHLIASKAGHALDISLAKCIMSQVTGNELTQFKSKRIPLFSKKQAAR comes from the coding sequence ATGGTAACGGCGATACATAGAAAAACGATCCAAAACTCGATCACACTTCGGGGAATTGGGGTGCATTCCGGGAAAATGGTGACTTTACGGCTCCATCCAGCGGAAGCAAATACAGGACTGATTTTTTATCTCTACAAAGGCACAGAAAAGATCCGAATTCCCGTCTCCCTCGACCATGTTGTCGACACAAGTAACGCCACTACCATTGGGGATGGAAGTTCCAACCGAGTGCAAACCATTGAGCACCTTCTCGCCGCCGTCCATACCCTAGGCATTACTGATTGTATTTTTGAAATTGATTCCGTTGAAGTTCCGATTATGGATGGATCCTCCCTCCCGTTTTGGGAAGGAATCCGCTCTGCAGGGATTCGGGTTCTTCCTGAAACCATCGAACCCATTACCATTTCCAACCCAATTTGGGTGGTTGACGGGGATAAATACCTCGTTATGTTACCTTCCGACGAACTCAAAGTCACTTACAGCATCGATTTTAACCACCCGCTTCTCCGGGGCCAATCCTATACAACCACTCTCGACGAATCCATATTGGGAACAGACATTCTCCCTGCCCGTACCTTTGGGTTCTTGAAAGACGTAGAAGCCCTCCAAGCAAGGGGACTTGCTATGGGTGGGTCTCTCGACAATGCTGTGGTTCTTACTGATGACGGGTATTTAAACGAAACTTTACGTTATGACAACGAATGTGTCCGCCATAAGATCCTAGATCTTGTAGGGGATTTGGCCGTGATGGGAAGACCTTTCCGTGGCCATTTGATCGCTTCTAAAGCGGGTCACGCCCTGGACATCTCTCTTGCCAAGTGCATTATGAGCCAAGTCACAGGAAACGAACTCACACAGTTCAAAAGCAAACGAATTCCACTTTTCTCTAAAAAACAAGCCGCTCGGTAA